The Nocardioides pantholopis genome window below encodes:
- a CDS encoding Trm112 family protein, translated as MAADLDPDLLAILVCPRCRAELAQETHDGTDELVCQGECRLAYPVRDGIPVLLVDEARTPA; from the coding sequence ATGGCTGCTGACCTCGACCCCGACCTGCTCGCCATCCTGGTGTGCCCGCGCTGCCGTGCGGAGCTGGCCCAGGAGACCCACGACGGCACCGACGAGCTCGTCTGCCAGGGTGAGTGCCGCCTGGCGTACCCGGTCCGCGACGGCATCCCGGTGCTGCTCGTCGACGAAGCCCGCACCCCGGCCTGA
- a CDS encoding SIS domain-containing protein codes for MGTWFDESRLDDESALNSADLRLRTLAESGARVRREAAAAGEVLDRAVETAREQARPRAVIAAGPDSRLLRAVLEPWCPVPFVAWPGPALPGWAGSLDLVVVLAPEGADSGTASAVAEAVRRGCQVVVACPPRSMVAEHAAGRWTTIFPTSTGDQLATAVVMLTYLDRVDLGPQTDAEELANALDEVATVSSPHRDLAVNPAKMLAIALADANPLIWGGSVLAARAARRVAESIRRASGRTALAGDAEHLLPVIEAARQRDVFVDPFADGPTELRPMLVVLDDGAEEPAVREQRTRLQAAAAARGVRVHPVTTDAPTELARYASLVLSGRYAAEYLGLGLVED; via the coding sequence GTGGGCACCTGGTTCGACGAGTCGCGGCTCGACGACGAGTCGGCGCTGAACTCCGCCGACCTGCGCCTGCGCACGCTGGCGGAGTCCGGCGCACGGGTGCGCCGGGAGGCCGCCGCGGCCGGGGAGGTCCTCGACCGGGCGGTCGAGACCGCGCGCGAGCAGGCCCGGCCCCGGGCCGTGATCGCCGCCGGGCCGGACTCCCGCCTGCTGCGGGCGGTGCTCGAGCCGTGGTGCCCGGTGCCGTTCGTGGCGTGGCCCGGGCCGGCGCTGCCGGGCTGGGCGGGCAGCCTGGACCTCGTGGTGGTCCTGGCGCCCGAGGGCGCGGACTCGGGGACCGCATCAGCGGTCGCCGAGGCGGTCCGCCGCGGCTGCCAGGTCGTGGTGGCCTGCCCGCCGCGGTCGATGGTCGCGGAGCACGCCGCGGGGCGGTGGACCACGATCTTCCCGACCTCGACCGGGGACCAGCTGGCCACGGCCGTGGTGATGCTGACCTACCTGGACCGGGTCGACCTGGGCCCGCAGACCGACGCCGAGGAGCTGGCGAACGCACTCGACGAGGTCGCGACGGTCTCCTCGCCGCACCGGGACCTGGCGGTGAACCCCGCCAAGATGCTGGCGATCGCCCTCGCCGACGCCAACCCGCTGATCTGGGGCGGGTCGGTGCTGGCGGCGCGTGCGGCGCGCCGGGTCGCGGAGTCGATCCGCCGGGCCAGCGGCCGCACGGCGCTCGCCGGCGACGCCGAGCACCTGTTGCCGGTGATCGAGGCCGCGCGCCAGCGCGACGTCTTCGTCGACCCGTTCGCCGACGGTCCCACCGAGCTGCGCCCGATGCTGGTAGTCCTCGACGACGGCGCCGAGGAGCCCGCGGTGCGCGAGCAGCGCACCCGTCTCCAGGCGGCCGCCGCGGCCCGCGGCGTACGCGTCCACCCGGTGACGACCGACGCGCCCACCGAGCTCGCGCGCTACGCCTCCCTGGTCCTCTCCGGCCGGTACGCCGCCGAGTACCTCGGCCTGGGGCTCGTCGAGGACTGA